CCATTCGCGCCGTGGGAAATATAACTTTGTCCCGCCACCTTGATCACTCCCGTTACCGGAAAGATGGCATCGTCTCCGCCGTTGAGCATTCCGCCATTTAAAATCAGCCCTGGATTTCCCGAGACGCCGGGAAAATTTAAAGTCGCCCCCGGTTGCTTGGCCCGCAACTCTGAATTTGTATTAAGCGTGAGCGAATCGCCGGGAAAAGTCTGCACGCCCGAATTGGCCGGATTGCGGATGCGCGTGTTTGACGTGCCGTTGCCGATGGACACACCGTTTGAAATCGCCGTGTAAGTATTTCCGGAAACCGGCGAAACCGCCGTTCCTGTCCCGTTGGTTTTCCAAATGGCGGCAGTCCAATCCGTGCCCGCTGCTTCAACGCTGGTGGTGGTTAAACTGGCTCCGGCAACGGCATCCGCAGAAAACCAAACGAGGCCGAGCAGCAATACGAGAGAGCTAAAATAATACTTCATCTTTCTGTCATTCCAGCCGGCGAAAATACTAAAGAAAAAGGGGCGTGCGACCCACAGTCACACGCCCCTCTGATAATCCTTACGGTCTGACGCGATAGTAGTGCTGAGGATCGTTGGGCACGACCATCAACGGAGACATGGCACCGGGAACGTCCGTCCACACGGTACCTGACCCGATGAAATTGGTGGTTTCCTGCAACGTGCCTTGCGACCAATTCAACGTCAGGCTTCCCGCAGAAGTCGTGAATCCAATCGGCATCGGCGTGCCGCCGGATCCGCCTTGCGATCCCACCACCGTAATGCTGCCCGAACCCGCATTAACCGCCGAACCCAACTGCAACGGCCAGGCAGCGGGGAAGTTCGTGGGATAAGCGGTGTTCAGTTGGGCAAACGTGTAAGTTCCGGACGCCACGCTCACGCCATTAACTGTCAGCGTATTGAAGGTGTCATTTTGATGCAGGAATACCTGCCCGTTGACCACGAGGTCCGCGCTGGGACTATGAATATCATAAGTCGTCTCCAGCGCGGCGGTGTTGGCCAGGGTAATGGAGTTGGTGCCGAGCGAATTCGCCCCGCTGCCCAGCAACACACCTTGCAACACATTCCATTGACCCGAATAGGTGTTCGAGCTGCAGGTGACGTTAAGGTTTCCTTGGAACGTGGCGTCGAACGCCTGATACGTAATGGTTCCCGTTCCGGTCAGGAATGAATCAATTTGAATCGGGCGATCCACCCCTGCGGTCGAATCCGTATAAATTGCCGTGCTGGCCAGAATATCCATTTCACCACCGACAATGGCTGTGCCGTTATCCCCGTTATCAATCTGGCCGCCGTTCATGACCAGTTTCGGGAAGTTAATGTTGGCCACCGCCGGATGCTTGAAACGAAGTTCAGCCGTTGTTGCTCCCACTCCCGGTCCATTGACAAATACGCCATCACCGTCAATGGTCAGCAGACCACCGGGGAATGTGGATACCAGGTTTGTCGCGGGATTGCGCAGACGCGCTCCGGGCACAACTTCATACGTGCTGCCCGGGTTCGAGAACGCTGAGACCGAAGCCGGATTGCCGTCGCTCCAGTTCGTCGGAGTGTTCCAATCCGAACCTTGCGGCTGTTGAACCGGAGTGCCACCGAAGTCGAGCGTCAGGTTTGTCGCCGGGCCGGTCGGCAGAACGGTGACCACAACTATCGAACTCGTCACTGAACCAACTGAATTCGTCACAACTACATCGTAATTGCCGCCGTTGGTTGCCACCGTCGCGGCGACATTCAACCCCGGCGTCTGCGAACCGGAAATGTTGCTGTTGTCTGCCAGGAAATTTCCGTTCTGACGCCAGCGATAACCCAAAGGCAAATTGCCTTGGGCTGCCGCGCTGATTTGAAACGGCTGGCCGGGATAAACCTGGATGGATGCTGGCGTGGGTTGTTGCGATATTTGCGGAGCCGGCTGCACCAGCACCGTAATACTGCCGGAACCATTAGTGATGGTAGTCGCGCCATAATGCCCAATCCACGTCGCCGGGAAATTCGTCGGATACGTCGTGTTGAGTTGCGCAAACGAATAAGTGCCGACTGCCAGTGGAGCGCCATTTATAAAGAGGCTTTTGAAGGTGTCGTTTTGATGCAGATACATCTGGCCGCTGAGGAACAGGTTCCCGGTGCTATTGCTGACGTCATACAATGTTTCAAATGCTCCGTTGGTGCTGATATTAATATCGTTCGTTCCCAGCGAATTTGTGCCCGACCCCAGCAACATGCCGATCACGATATTCCATTTGCCCGAATAGGCATTGGTCGCGCAGGCGATGTCCAGGTCATTGGTATAATTCGATTGAAAGGCCGTCTGATTGTAGCCGTGGTATTCGATGCTGGTGCCGCCATTGCCGGTCAGGTAGGAATCAATCTCATAACCGCGATCGCTGGGATCGTCGTTATAGATCGGCGCGTTGGTGTTGGCGCTAATGTCTATCTCTCCCTGAACTTGCGCGGCCCCGGGATTTCCCGTGTCAAGCTGGCCGCCGTTCATGATCAATTTGGGAATGATCACCGTGCCGGGAATCGGCTGCTTGAAACGGAATTCCGCTTGTGCCGTGCCCGCGCCAGGATTGTTGATCCAAATACCATTGCCATCCACTTTCAGCGAAACACCCGGGAAAGTCGCCGTGCGCGGATTTGCCGGGCTGCGCAACCGTGAACCTGCTAAAAGCTCGTAAGTGCTCCCCGGCTCGCTGGCGGAAGACAGTGATGCCGGATTGCCATCGCTCCACTGGCCGGTAGTGTCCCAGTCCGCGCCCGAAGCTTCCTGCACGGTCATGGTGATATTGACCGCCGGACTGGTCGCCTGCACTCCCAAGTTCGCCGCACTGCTCGTCGCGGCGTTGACTGAATTCGAGACGATGACTTGGTAATTATTAGCGTCACCCATGCCGATGTTTTGGATTGTCAAAGTCGCCGTGCCCGCGCCGGAGAAGCGCCCACCATTGCTGATATTATTATAGATGCCATTACCAGCCGTATCGCTCTGCCATTGATAAGTCAACGGATCGGAACCACCCGCCGTCACCGAGAATATTGCAGTCTGTCCCACATACATATTCGTTGAGACCGGCTGCGTAGCGATGATCGGCGCATAGCTCGTCACGCCGGATCCAGCATAAAAAATTCCAGTCAACTGGCTCTTGGTAAGGGCGCCGTTGAAGACCGCCACATCATCCATCTTGCCACTGAAGGCCCGCGCTCCCGTTGAACTGTTGCTGTCATCACCGATCAGGAGCGGATTATTGAAATTCTGATTCACATGAGCGTAAGTGTGTGTCGCCGACACCAATCCATTGGCATTCATCATGTGAAGCGTCGCGTTCGTCGGCGTCACTACCAATGCCACGAACGACCATTGTCCAGAAGGAACTTCAATGCCCGAATTCCAACTGTAAGTCTCATACTCGTTGTCCCACGTATATCCCAGCGTTGCGCTGTTATTAGCATCCAGGTTGGCGGCATAATTCAACCCCGCCACCGTGTTTCCACCCCGGCATAAAACCAATCCCTCAATCGGGTCCTGCGGACCATTTGGATTCAACCACGCGGTGATGGTGAGAACATTTGTATTCAAATTCCAACCATTGGGAACACTCACATGCGAGTTCGCAGTTGCCAGATCAAACTGCGCCGCGAAATCATTCGTCGTAAAACCCGGAAATCCATCCGCCGCAGTCGCCCCGGTGATGCCGCCAAAACCATTTTGCGAATTCACGCCATAAACGCCGGATTTGCCGCCCACGATGTCAAAAGCCAGCGCGTTCCCGGTGCTGGGATCGTTGGTCTCATTGAATTCATAAAAATCAACTGGGCCGGCCGCGAGCACCGCCGATTCCACCGCCTCGCCACGTGGCATTACCACGGTGAGATTAGCCACACTGCTCGTGACCGAACCTCCCGCCGAGGTGATGATGAGTTGGTAATTGCCATTATCGGTCGTTGAGATATTGCTGACCGTCAGAGTATTCGTCGCGGAACCGGAGATGTTCCCGACGTCACTAAGCGCTCCACTATTCTTGAGCCATTGAAACGTAAATGGCGGATGCCCCGTGATCACCGCGGAAAAGGTTGCGGTATTGCCGGGTAAAAGCTCCTCGGAAACCGGCTGCGTGGCGATGGTGGGAGCCAATGCCGGAGGCGGCCCGTAAGGCTGCACCGTGATACTGCCCGAACCGCCGGTCTCAAAATTTCCCGGGAAGTTGGCGGCCAGCTCGCTGTAAAAATGGGTTCCCGCAGTCAGCGGAGTTGACTCGATATTGACCGCGCTGAAAATAACATTCTGGTGCAGCCGCATGATGCCGCCGTTGACCAGCGTCAGCACGCCCGCGCTGTTAAGATCGTAATTCGGTTCAAAACGCGTGGGGCCGTTCGGGGAAGCGGCGCTCGGCATATCAGTCAGGTAACCCGTATAGTTCGGATCCACCGTGATGCTATTGGTTCCAAGTGAATTAGAGCCTGACCCCTGCAACCAGCCGCACTGCAAAATCCATTGGCCGGAATAAGTGTTCGAATTCCCGGAAATCTGCTGCACGAAAGTGGTGCTGCAGTTGATGATCACCATATTTCCAGTGCCGGAAAGTACGCCGCTGATGTTAAAACTGCGATTGGGCGAAATGCCGCCGCCACCGCCGTTGGCGCCGTCGGAAATATACGACTGCGCCGCGACTTGAATCCTGCCCGCAAATGTTTCCGTGCCGTCGTCACCGCCGTTTATCATGCCGCCATTCAGAATAAGCCCAGGCACGCCGTTAGTCCCCACTCCTGGGAAATTCAATGTATTCGCCAGCGCCGAATTACCGCTGGCCGATTGCTTGGTGCGCAATTCTGTGTTCGTATTCAGCGTCAGCAAATCGCCCGGAAAAGTTGTCACCTGCCCGCTCACCGCTGGACAACGAATGCGGGTGTTGTTCAAACCATTGCCGATCGAGATGCCGTTCGAAACCGTAGTATAAGTATTGCCCGCCACCGGCGCCACAGCCGTGCCCGTACCGACGCCGCTGCCGTTATTCGTCTTCCAAATCGCCGCCGTCCAATTTGCGCCGCTCGCCTGGACGGAGGTGGTAAGCAGGTTGGTGCCAGCCTCACTGCGATGGTTAAAGCAAAAGAGTGCGGAGCCGAGTAGTAATGATAGAGTCAGGAAACGATGGCGCATAATCAATTGGTTGTTTATTTTAGCTGTTCTAGTGATTTCAATCTAACGTCCGGCGATTCCCTTATGATCCTCAAAAAACCATTCTTCCCCGCACACAACTGCAAAATAACGCCCCCGCCGCTTCACTCCAAGCCAACCCGGTCATTTTAAATCCAACGGTGGAC
The genomic region above belongs to Verrucomicrobiia bacterium and contains:
- a CDS encoding immunoglobulin domain-containing protein, producing MRHRFLTLSLLLGSALFCFNHRSEAGTNLLTTSVQASGANWTAAIWKTNNGSGVGTGTAVAPVAGNTYTTVSNGISIGNGLNNTRIRCPAVSGQVTTFPGDLLTLNTNTELRTKQSASGNSALANTLNFPGVGTNGVPGLILNGGMINGGDDGTETFAGRIQVAAQSYISDGANGGGGGISPNRSFNISGVLSGTGNMVIINCSTTFVQQISGNSNTYSGQWILQCGWLQGSGSNSLGTNSITVDPNYTGYLTDMPSAASPNGPTRFEPNYDLNSAGVLTLVNGGIMRLHQNVIFSAVNIESTPLTAGTHFYSELAANFPGNFETGGSGSITVQPYGPPPALAPTIATQPVSEELLPGNTATFSAVITGHPPFTFQWLKNSGALSDVGNISGSATNTLTVSNISTTDNGNYQLIITSAGGSVTSSVANLTVVMPRGEAVESAVLAAGPVDFYEFNETNDPSTGNALAFDIVGGKSGVYGVNSQNGFGGITGATAADGFPGFTTNDFAAQFDLATANSHVSVPNGWNLNTNVLTITAWLNPNGPQDPIEGLVLCRGGNTVAGLNYAANLDANNSATLGYTWDNEYETYSWNSGIEVPSGQWSFVALVVTPTNATLHMMNANGLVSATHTYAHVNQNFNNPLLIGDDSNSSTGARAFSGKMDDVAVFNGALTKSQLTGIFYAGSGVTSYAPIIATQPVSTNMYVGQTAIFSVTAGGSDPLTYQWQSDTAGNGIYNNISNGGRFSGAGTATLTIQNIGMGDANNYQVIVSNSVNAATSSAANLGVQATSPAVNITMTVQEASGADWDTTGQWSDGNPASLSSASEPGSTYELLAGSRLRSPANPRTATFPGVSLKVDGNGIWINNPGAGTAQAEFRFKQPIPGTVIIPKLIMNGGQLDTGNPGAAQVQGEIDISANTNAPIYNDDPSDRGYEIDSYLTGNGGTSIEYHGYNQTAFQSNYTNDLDIACATNAYSGKWNIVIGMLLGSGTNSLGTNDINISTNGAFETLYDVSNSTGNLFLSGQMYLHQNDTFKSLFINGAPLAVGTYSFAQLNTTYPTNFPATWIGHYGATTITNGSGSITVLVQPAPQISQQPTPASIQVYPGQPFQISAAAQGNLPLGYRWRQNGNFLADNSNISGSQTPGLNVAATVATNGGNYDVVVTNSVGSVTSSIVVVTVLPTGPATNLTLDFGGTPVQQPQGSDWNTPTNWSDGNPASVSAFSNPGSTYEVVPGARLRNPATNLVSTFPGGLLTIDGDGVFVNGPGVGATTAELRFKHPAVANINFPKLVMNGGQIDNGDNGTAIVGGEMDILASTAIYTDSTAGVDRPIQIDSFLTGTGTITYQAFDATFQGNLNVTCSSNTYSGQWNVLQGVLLGSGANSLGTNSITLANTAALETTYDIHSPSADLVVNGQVFLHQNDTFNTLTVNGVSVASGTYTFAQLNTAYPTNFPAAWPLQLGSAVNAGSGSITVVGSQGGSGGTPMPIGFTTSAGSLTLNWSQGTLQETTNFIGSGTVWTDVPGAMSPLMVVPNDPQHYYRVRP